The genomic interval ATttccagatgggaaaacagaggctTGGAGAGGTTCAGAGATCCATCACAGGCCACAGGGCCTGTAAAGGCTGGAAGCTGGGGCTCGGGACTCCGAGTACTTGTTCTAATTGGTGTATCTCCTACCCTGCTCGTTCCACCTAGCCACACAAATTCATGGCCACAGTGTCTGGGTGCTAAAGTCCTCCCTCCTTAACTCACCTGTCACCTCCCTCAGACTAAAGACCCCAAAAGGGCAGGGACTAGGTGTCCTCCAGTCTTTAAATCGCAACCCAGTTTTGTCAgatgaggatgggggtggggctgcTCCTTTGTGGCTCTCAGGGCCATGTAGACAGGGGCCAAGGGCCAAGATTCAAGGCCCAGAGAGACCCTGGCATGGCAACCAGGCCCTAGGCTGGTCAGTGTCAGACTCACCACAGGCCTGGAGTCCAGGAAGCAGGTGGCCAGGGAAATGGGGTGGATTTCCCAGGGAGCAGAGCACAGCTGCAGCAGGAAGGAGACTTGGACATGCCCGGGCCTGGCTCACTGCCTGCACCTTGGGCTGTCAGCACCCTAGCCCTGATACACACCTGTACAGCCACGGGTGGGCTTCCATCGTTTCAAGCTCCCTCCTCACCCTGACAGGATGGGGCTCAGGGCCAGGGAACTGGGGGCCATAAATCCAGATTCCAGATTCAGGGAAGCACACAATTCAGGCACCCTAGGGAGCCTCCCTGTCACCTTCTCTACCAGCAGGGCTCCCTGCTCCCCACTGGGTTCCTTCCACACGGATCCAGCACTTCCTCATTCATTCTAGACCTCCTCAGTGCCCATGGACACTGGGGACATGGAATCCACTGTGTTCGGGAAGCCAGGCTGGCAGGAGAGATGGACACAACAATCTGACAATGACAGCCGTGGAACCAGGCTGTGATAAGGCAGCCCAGTCGGGGTCGGGGGAGTAGACAGCAGCCCACACAGGTGGGAGCTCTGGAGCAGTGAGAGCCGCTGCTTGTACGAAGATCCAACAGGCTGAGGAAGATCTTCACCAGATACCTGCTTCCTGACTGGACTCACCCAGACAGCCATTTCACCTGCCCATAGGTGGTGGCTTCCTGGCGGAGGTGACAATTGAGCTGAGTCCTAGGTATAGGATAAGCTCTAGGAGGGCAGTGACCCTGGATCTGTGTTAATCCCCTCTAGGTCCTCAGTTCTAGAACTGGGTCTACATGTGGTGAGGGTTTGGTACCAGCttgtggaatgaatgagtgagtaggTGTCACTGGCTTTCCAGACAAGGGAAAGTATAAACAAAGTCCAGGGCATCTGGGAAACCAAGAAGCTCAGCTGGGAGCAGAGGCAGGCCAGGCCCTGAAGGTCATGGCCAGGATTCTGGTCTGGGTTCTAAAGGGAAGCCACAGAAGGGTTCTGGGTGGGTGTACAGTGagcatgtttgtttttttgttttttttttttcaagataccAGCTGATTGTATGTGGAAGACAGGAGTGGAGTGCTCCTAGGAAGCTGAGGTCCAGGAAGAAATGGGGTGACTTAACTCTCTGATATGTCCAGTAGGATGGAGAGAAGTGGAAAGATGGGGAGATGTCATGATAGAGTGGGAAGGTTTAGTAACAATGGGCAATGGGGGTCAGACGGTGTGGAAGAGGGGGTGTCAGGGCAGCATCCACATTTCCTGTGGACACCCAGGTGGATGTCACCTCCTTCAGCAAGTTAGCCAATGCAGCAGGAGGAGCAGGTATAGAGGAGAGGGTAATAGGGTTGTGGCCCCTTAAGAACTGGCACAAGAGAGATGGGCACTGGTGGCTGGACCCTGGTGTCTGACACTCAGCAGGACTCTCTGGGTGGGGAGAGACCCTGGCTGCTCCTGTAGGTCCAGCTGCCTCCCACCACTCACCCTTGGGGCTcagccccacctccctgcctcccatTCTCAGGGCCTCTCCCCTGCACTCCTCTCAGACATCCCCACCCTGACAGCTCCCCTGACAAGCATGGACTGCGTGCCTCCCACAGCCAGGGCCCCGGTCCAGCAGTGAACACAGCTGACTAAAATGCCTGAGCCTTGTTCTAgcaggaagagcaggaaacaaacaagtaaacagaTGACCTACTGTCAGAGGGAAGAAGGTTATGATGTAAAACAAAGCAGAGGAAGTTGGCAGGCAGTGAAGGAAGACCTCCCAATGAGGTGATATTTGAGCAGAGCCCTGCGGAAAAGGGCAGAGCAAGGCCTGAGGACATTTGGGAGAGGGGGGCCTTGTAAAACAGCAGAGCCTCCCAGGTTCCTTAATGAAGTTCCCTTTCAAGCCCCTCACTGGGTCGGGAGGCTTCACTTGTAACCAAGGAGGCTCAGTTCACATGGCCAGACAGCCTTCCTGTCTCAGGTTGTGGCTACAGGAGCCACAGCCACCGGTCAGTCCCAGAAGCCTCAAGTTCACTCCTCTAGACTCTGCAGCCTGGTGAGGTTAGCCTGCCTCAGGCACCTGCCACCCTCCGCTCCCACAAGCCCAGCCTTCTCCCGGCATCTATCCTGTGCCCACAGGTGGGTGAGCTCCACTTTTTCATGCCATCTGAATTGTCCCTGTCCTTCAGTCCTCCTGGACAATGCGCCCCGCCCTCCACCTGCAGCCATGAACTCCCCTTGTCCCTACAGGGTTCCTCAAGCCTGTCCCTGCAGATGGTAAGCTCTTGCTTGCCAGCCAGCTGAACTCTGCCATGCGCTGCTGGACCATGAGCCTGCCAGACCCTTGGCATGGACCAGGCTCCATACCCTAATGCCCCGGCTGCCCAGCAGGCCCTCCTCTAGAGGCCCTGCCCTCCTGCTCCCCCCTCATTTGGGCCTAGCAGCTGGGTGGGCTCAGGGCAGCCTGACCAGTAGTATCCTATATGGGCCCGGCCCTGCCCCCTCACCTGCAGACCAGAGAGGTCAGCCCAGGCACGGGGTCCCAGGGCTCGGTTGCGCAGCCGGTTGCCGGTGAGGTAGAGCTCCCGCAGCTGGGCCATGCCGGCCAGCGCCCCGCGCGCCAGGGCGACCAGCTCGTTGCGCTTGATCTTCAGCACGTGCACGTTGCGTGGCAGCCCAGGCGGCAGGGTGTGCAGCCGGTTGCCAGAGAGGTCCAGTGAGCGCAGCAGACGCAGCTTGCGGAAGGCGTCGCGGTGCACCTGCGGGGTGGTGATGCGGTTGTAGCTGAGGTTGAGCTCCTCCAGGTAGTAGGTGGTGGCAAAGTCGTTGCGGCCGATGCCGGTGATCTGGTTGTGCAGGATCATGAGGGTGCGCACGCGGCGGGGCAGGCCGCTGGGCACGCGCTCCAGCGCGTTGTTGTACAGGTGCACCGTGTGCAGCCTCTTGAGGCCCTGGAAGGCCCGCGGGTGGATGCCCTGCGCGCGCAGCTGGTTGCTGTGTAGCAGCAGGTACTCGAGGCTGCGGATGGGGGTTAGCACGTCCGCGTCCACGCTCCGGATGGCGTTCTTCTCCAGGTGCAGCAGCACCAGGCTGCGCGGCAGCCCCGCTGGGACCCGCGACAGGTTGTTGCTGGACAGATCCAGGTACTCCAGGCTGGAGAGCTTCCTGGAGGGAAGCGGGGGATTAGGTCGGTGGGCAAGAGCCCACGTGGCACCTGTTTCCAACATTACTCccaagggaggtggcaggggacGTCCCTCTAActcatcccagctctgccactggctGACTGGGGAACTCAGTCCTCTCCCAGTCTCTCAGTGGCTTGATTCAATGATACATCAGTGTAAGAAGGATCTAGCAAGGTTTCTGACACAGGATTTGTTTAAAGACTTTTAAAGCCTTTTGTCCTTTTAGGCTACCCCAGgcctaaaaactgaaaatagatctGCCTTCAACAAGAATGCTTGAGTTTCTACTTTGTACCAAGAAGCCAGCCTCTGCAAATACTTCCTTGCCTTTTTTGGGGCAGGACTTACATAGCACTATTCTTGGGAACAGAAGTGTCAGTAAAGGCACAAGCCTTAAAGTTCCTTCTCTGAGAAAACTGGCCAGGGACAGGTGGGCAAGGACCCGGCCAGGTGAGCCCTGGGAGGGGCCTCCTGAGTGCAGAGTTCACactggggcccaggcaggagcTCACCAGAAGGTCTCATTGTCCAGGCCCTCATCAGTCAGGTAGTTGTTCTGCAGGTACAGCTCACGCAGGTTGCTCAGCTCGCTGAAGGCACCTGGTGGGATCTTCTCCAGCTTGTTGTTCTGAGagatgggagggtggggagggggcatgaGGGACAGTCAAGGGGCAAGGACACAGCCTTGGGATGAGATATGGAGAGGGGTCTGGGGGAGCCATGGGAGGGGGCCCAGGCCTAAAGGACTCAGCATGGGGCTGATGGCCAGGTGTCTGGGTCTCTgcttctccacagtggattctgTGCCCCCCAGCTCGTGCCCGAGGCCCCGCAGCCTCACGACTGTGCCCACGTGGGCCTGGGCTCTCCCCTGCTCAGGCAGTgctcctccctgccctctccctcccaccttgAGGTGCAGCTTGTAGAGGGCGGGCGGCAGGTGCTTGGGTACATGGCGCAGGAAGTTGCTGGACAAGATGAGGATCTCAACATTGCTGGAGCCATTGAACATGTTGTCCGGCAGCCCGGCGTCTGCCAGCTTGTTGTTGTGCAGATACACGGACCTGGGGGCGAGGCTCAGGTTCTCACTCAACCATCCCCACACCAGCTCAGCTGGTGAGCCTCCAGACCTTGCTCAGGTTGGGCCTGTGGCCCAGGGCACCCTCCTCCCATCTCAACAACCTCAGACTCCACCAAATCCATTCCCCCTACATAGCCGAGGGGATGAAGAAACTGCCCTACAAGTTAGTGGAAGAAACACAACTTCCTGACCCCCAGCCCCTGCTTCTCCATAACCTTCAAGGTTCTCACTTGTTCCCCAAGTGATGCAGCCCTGGAGTCCCTGCCTGTCCACACAACTGTCTCTGAGCTCTGTGGGACCTCCTGAGAATGGATCCTGTCCCTGTCACCTCCTTGTCCCTAGTGCCCAGCACAGGATCTGGGTTCAGAGGAGGTAAcccctcattcattcagcaagcatACAGTAAGTGCCCCTGTGTGCCAGGACTGTTCCAGATCCTAAAGATACAGCAGTGGACAAAACCAACaagtccctgccttcatggagctaacattctATAAGGAAGACCACGAATAAGAGAAATCCATCAGCAATACAGCTCATTCTTGCTGTATGGCCTGTCTTGGGCCTCAGTCTTCTCGTCTGTCGGACAGAGCCATACACAGCAGCACAGGCTTCTCCCGGGGATGGAGAGAATGGAGGTGACAGGTTCGGGGACAGAGTGGCACGGGAGGCCGTCAGCACCTTCTCCTCCCCAGCACCCCCTCCCCtacccgctcacatacctgtgcTGTGGGGCCTCGCCCAGAGCAGCCTCAGCAAGGGCAGCTCTGCCTATTGGAAGAGGCTTCCCTTCCCAGGGGCTAGGCAAGGCCTGCCCACAATTCCCCAGACATCACCGTCTGTCCTCGCCTCTGGactgactcctcctcctcctttaggGGTCAGCCTTCCAGACCCTGTGCCCCTGCAGCCCTGGGTGTCTGTCACCTCAGCCCTGGGCATGGGGCATCAGGGCTGCACTGCGCTGCCCATCCCTCCTCTCTGGGTTGCCTGTACCCCACTCAGGGCTTGCAGCCTCTGCCTCAgctcctccccttttcccaaCCTAAGCCCAGGGTCCccctctgacctctgacctcaaGTTTGGCTTCTGACCAAAGGTGAGCCCGTAGATCTTGGTGAGATAGTTGGCAGCGAAGTCCACACTGATCAGGGCATTTGGCAGGAAGCGGGGTGCCAAGGTCAGCTGGAAAGGGAAGAGTTGGGGTAGAAAGACCAGTGGTGGGTGAGAGGCTGGCTCGGAGTCACACTGCCTGCCGCTCATCTGAGCCCCTTCAGTTTGTcccctctctgcaactagagcCATCTTTCTAAAGTCCCCAATAACACAAAACCAGAACCTCTATGGCTCCCCATAGTCCTGAGCTTGACATTCAAATCTCTCCATCTTGTCCCCTGCCCTGCCCATTCTCCTGGCCTCTCCCCTCATTGCCCCCAACACTGGCCCTCTGTGCAGGCACAGTGAGCACCCACGTTTTTCCAGCCCCAGTCCACGCTATCCACCCTTCATTTATTCAAGAGTACTCCCTGAAATCTGCAATGTGCAGGCAGAGTTCCAGGCCCTGGACATGTCCTAGGGAACAAGACACAGATCCCTGCCCACACCACCCACACCAAAAGCTTACATCCTAGTGGAGAAGATGATACACAAGGAATAAAAGCATCAAGAGTGATCACTGCTGTGCCAGGAATTCAAACAGACTGAAGACAATGAACAACTTTGTGGGGTGCTTGGAGAAGAGATGACGGCACCCTAAATGCCATCTGTGTGGGAGAGCACCCACACAGCAGGGACAGTGAGCAGAGGCCCATGGGGGATGGTCTGCCAGGTTTGGGGGTGGGAGCCAGTGGGGAGATGAGTTAAGAAAGCCAGGAGGGCCAGGGACACAGGTCTGCAGGTCACAGGGAGACATGTGGGTTTATTCCCGAGCAGATGGTGAAGCTGTGGGAGGGTTTTAAGTGAGGAGGGGACGATGTAGAGCTAGAGTGGGACAAGATTTTGAAAAGCCCCTCTGGCTGTTCTGAGGAGAAGGGCCACAGATGAGAAGGTAGGTTGTCCTGTGCTGGTGGGCAGGACAGGGGGCTGGGGAGCTGTGGAGAGAGCAGATGTGGGTGAGCGAAGCACTCCTGGATTCATGGCTCTGACCAGTGGCATTGCAGGTGGTTGGAGATGCCCCTTCCAGAGATGGGGAGACAACAGGAGGACTGTGGTGGGAGTGGGTAGTTCTATTTCTATCAAACATCCAGGGGAGATGCTGAGGAGGCAGGGGGATCTTTGAGTCTCACGTGGGAGTAAGGGAAAGCCTGGAGACTGCCTCTGGATGTGGCCTTGATGTAGATGGGTGTTATAGACCAAGGAGGAGATAGTCACCTTGGGAGTTTAGAGAGAAGGGCCAGGACAGAGCCCTGCGACAGGCCAAATATTGTGAGGTTGAGTGGCTTTGTACCTTTACTCATGCTGTCCCTTTTACTGCAGTGCCCTTCCCCTTGAGGCCTCTGGCTGAAATCCCATTACCCTTCATGGCCCTTCAAATGCTATCCCTCCAATGCCCCCTCCCCATGGGGATGAGCTCTCACCCCACTATGCTGATGTAGGCCTTGGCCTCGGTCATCATCTGACCATTCTGAAGCCCTGTGTTAAAGTGTGGGGTCTGGACCGTGTCTGAGCAGCAACAGGAACCCAGCAGCCGGCCCAAAAGAGGCCCTGGTGAAAGTTCCCTGAGCTCAGCCCCAGACACCCTGCCCTGCTGCGGGCCCCTCACCTTGTTATTGGCCAGGTACAGGTAATTGAGGTTGGTCAGATGCTCAAATGCCTCCTCCGGGAGCCCTTCAAAGGACAGGCATCAGTCAGAGCCCTGGATGAAGGAGACGCTACAGGGGAGCACGTGAGCACTGAccaccccacacccaccccactTGGCAGGACAGGGAGGCACTGCCTGGGGCAGATGCAGCTCTGAACCCTAGGCAGCCAGTCCCAACAGGCCTGCCCagggccaccccacccccaatcccgCTCTCAGAGGCCCAGGCTCAGAAGAGCAGATGGCAAGTGTCTGCTGAGAGATGACTGATCCTTCACTTTCTcagggcagcctgggtgggaatGGGCACCCAAAAGATCAGGCCACAGGGCAGAGGACCTGCCAAGAAGGAGTGTGCCCCTGGGGACAGCTCCAAGGGGTCAGAGAGAATCTCCACACCCAGCCCCAGGCAGGGTAGGGCAGGGCAATGGCTTCTgagccccttcccacccccaccctgcacctGGCCCTCTCCTGCCCCATCTGGCAGATGTGGTGTCAGAACCCAGCTGTCACGGGAGCCCAGCCAGGCTGGCCCTTCTCCAGTCCTGAGGTCGGCCTCTGACACTTGGTTCTGAGCTCCCAGACCCTCAGATCCTGGGACTCGCCCAAGTATCTAACAAGAGGGAACAGTTACATAAACTGTGCAGCATCCCTCTGCGGAATACCCTGCGTCAAATGATGGCCGGGGAGAGTTTTCAGCGACATGAGAAATGCTGCTGAGCTAACTGCTAAGTGAAACAAAGCAATTATAACAGTTACAGTATCGATACTATCAGTACAGCTAtgaattaaaaacacaaagaaaaaggaCTGGActggattgtggtgatggctgTACAACATAAAAACTTATAAAAACTCATTAGATTGTACCTTTAAGTTGGATAAACtttatggtatataaattatgcttttttttcttttaatgaaaagaaatataccaaaatgtcaatagtgacGAACTTCACGTGGCtcaactgacaaagaatctgcctgcaatgaaggagacctgggttcagtccctgggttgggaagatcccctggagaagggaaaggctacccactccagtattctggtctggagaattccatggattgtataagtccatggagtcacaaagagtcggacatgactgagcgattttcactttcactcttcaggTGGCAGTGGCAGGATAAGGAGTGGGGTTTTTGTACTCCAATTTCtatatttccaaattttctactATAATTAGAAACTATTTtcatcatcagaaaaaaaaaaaaacttttaaaatttgaggaTTCTACACTCTTTGTTTATAAAGGCCTTCTGTGAGTCCTCGGACTCTGGAGTCTGAGCTGCTCTGAAGCTTCTCCCTTGATCAGACTCCCCAGTCTCAGAAACACCCAGCAGTGGCTGTTAGGCAACCACAGGGAGCCCCTGCCATGGGTCCGGAGGCCAGCCCAGCCCATGCCTGCTCTTTCCCACATGCCAGGGTCTGGAGGGCAGGGCTTTCCCCATAGGCACCTAGTTTCCTGTCTGGggtcccagcccccagccctgggcgATCTCTCACCTCGGGAAGTCAGGCGGTTGTTCTGGAGGTTCAGCGTCTCCAGCCGATGCAGCCGGGAGAGCTCCCTGGGGTAGATCTTCTCCAACTGGTTGTTCTagtggggagaggtggggacGGTGAGGAGGCAACACCAGGGGGTGCCCAGGGCTCCTGCCCCATTAGAGGCCTGCACCCACCTCAGTCCATTCCCAGGAGCCAGTCCCTCTGTTGGGCCCCTCCCCTGGCGTTCTGTCCCATGGTGGACAGCCCCTGGGGACTAGCTCTGAGCCAGGCCCAGGTGCGGCTGTTACAGGCACAGCAGAAACCACAGCAGAGGTGTGGGCCTCCCTTCTAAGAGGCaggcgtacacacacacacacagatatccaCAGGCAGTTCAAACTTAGAATGCTGGCTTCCCTCCAGAACTGTTCCCACTTAGTGACAGGTGTCCCCAGCCCATTCTCCCCTTCCCCAAGCCAGAAACCCACTTTTGGTTCCTGGCCCAGTGGACCCCATTTCCCCTTGGGATGCTTTAGAACCTGGGTCAGGTAGCACCTCCTCCAGAGGCCTTCCCGGGTTGGATTGGGGGCTGGACGAGGAGCTGCTCTGGCCTCACAGCACTAGTCCTTCCATCTCTGTCTGCTCTTTCTACCTGTTTAGGTCTCTGCCTCCCAGACAGTGAGCACCTCACAGGCAATACATGTCCGAGACCTCCCTACTTGCCCAGAAGCCCACACAGGACCAGAAGCAGAGAGCTGGTACACAGGAGCTACTTGGTGAATGAACCAACAATAAGTCCTGTCCTCAGCTTGTCTCTTTCCCTCAGGGGTCCCTTGGTCTTGGGCTCCCACCACCACCAGTGCACACCCATGGGGGCTGTGTGACCATGGGCTGGTCACTGTCCTACTCTGGGCCTGGTCTCCTCTGGAAACAGGTGCAGCAGCCCCTCCCTGTCCGTCAGGGTTACACGAGGGCGATTATGGCCACATGAGTGCCCCCAGAGTTCCCATCTGGAATGCCGTGTCCCACTTCTGGAGGTTCTGAAATCTAGACTGGGCCTCAGCTGGGGAGAGCACTGGACCCCCCAGGGTGCTCTTCaggggtctcctgtgtcttcacTTTCCTGGTCCGTAATGGTGTCTGAGGTACCCTGTCTTCCCAGAGGGTCAGCTGAGGGCAGGTCTGTGTCGGATCTCAGACAGGTCCTGACTCTACTGACAGCCTCAACCCAGACTCCTCCCAGGAGACAAAGCAGGCCATAACATCACAGTGCTCTGTGCCGGGGATATCAGAGCCAGGATGCCCCTGGTGGAGCCATCCTTTTGTCTGACCTGCCCTAGCGCCCTGCGTCTGGAGGGTGGGAGGCCATGGGCAAGGactgtggtggggtgggggtggttccgGGATGGGGGCCACCATGTGCGGGGCGGCCTCCGGCGACCGTGACCGTTGGCACAGCGCTGCAGCCTCACCTGCAAGGACAGATGGTTGGTGTGCTCGGGCAGGTCCCCCGGGAACTCGCGCAGGTCGATGCCGCCGCAGTCCACGACCCCCTCCTGGGAGCAGGCGCAGTCTCGAGGGCAGTCGATGGTGGCTGGGCCGCGCCCGGGCTCCTCAGGGCTCAAGACTAGTACCGGCTCCTCCTCTGAGAATTCATTCTCTTCGGGGCTCAGGCTGCGGGCGCCGCTTCGGCCAAACCCTGGGGTCCTGGCAGCGAGCACCACTCCCAGCTGccgcggcagcagcagcaggagcagcagcgccCAGCCCTGGGCCATGGTGCCTGCAGGAGGGGTCAGTTCTGACTCATCTGGAAGCCGGGGCTGACAACCTATCAGGTAGCTCAGCCGAGGGACTAGGGTCCATGGAAGTCATGCTGGGGCCTTCCAGGCCACAGGGCAGAGCCCCTCTGGACCCTGTCCTCCACACACACCTGCTCCACTAGCTGCTGCCCT from Dama dama isolate Ldn47 chromosome 20, ASM3311817v1, whole genome shotgun sequence carries:
- the PODN gene encoding podocan; translated protein: MAQGWALLLLLLLPRQLGVVLAARTPGFGRSGARSLSPEENEFSEEEPVLVLSPEEPGRGPATIDCPRDCACSQEGVVDCGGIDLREFPGDLPEHTNHLSLQNNQLEKIYPRELSRLHRLETLNLQNNRLTSRGLPEEAFEHLTNLNYLYLANNKLTLAPRFLPNALISVDFAANYLTKIYGLTFGQKPNLRSVYLHNNKLADAGLPDNMFNGSSNVEILILSSNFLRHVPKHLPPALYKLHLKNNKLEKIPPGAFSELSNLRELYLQNNYLTDEGLDNETFWKLSSLEYLDLSSNNLSRVPAGLPRSLVLLHLEKNAIRSVDADVLTPIRSLEYLLLHSNQLRAQGIHPRAFQGLKRLHTVHLYNNALERVPSGLPRRVRTLMILHNQITGIGRNDFATTYYLEELNLSYNRITTPQVHRDAFRKLRLLRSLDLSGNRLHTLPPGLPRNVHVLKIKRNELVALARGALAGMAQLRELYLTGNRLRNRALGPRAWADLSGLQLLDIAGNQLTEIPGGLPESLEYLYLQNNKISAVPANAFDSTPNLKGIFLRFNKLAVGSVVESAFRKLKHLQVLDIEGNFEFGDVSKDRGRLEKEEEEEDDDDEEEEERR